One genomic region from Terriglobus aquaticus encodes:
- a CDS encoding ferritin-like domain-containing protein produces MSDRMVHLDSGADTDTAHLSQQSPASRLGRRGFLTTLGFAGAALGAGSLAGCSNDGPITTPGVAPSVNDVLNFALNLEYLEATFYSYVATGSGLPAADIGGNPGTVTGGAKVTFTNPLIGRLAAQLAVEERQHVELLRAAISGNGGTPVDLPALNLAALGAVTNDTTFLALARQLEGVGVSAYAGGAQYLVANPAALNYAAQILHVEAQHAGFLRELCIVNGVTSAAVDAQDAPPSLSRIFNTDPTTGLSPVRTTSQVLQIAYGAAGVLGVAKGGFFPNGLNGPIAIS; encoded by the coding sequence ATGTCTGATCGCATGGTCCATCTCGACTCAGGTGCCGATACCGACACGGCACACCTGTCGCAGCAGAGCCCGGCTTCGCGCCTTGGCCGCCGCGGCTTTCTCACCACCCTTGGCTTTGCTGGTGCAGCTCTCGGCGCCGGCTCTCTTGCCGGCTGCAGCAACGACGGCCCCATCACCACGCCCGGCGTCGCTCCTTCGGTGAACGATGTTCTCAACTTCGCACTGAACCTGGAGTACTTGGAAGCGACCTTCTACTCCTACGTGGCGACCGGCTCCGGCCTCCCCGCGGCAGACATTGGCGGCAACCCGGGCACCGTTACCGGCGGAGCCAAGGTGACGTTCACCAATCCGCTGATCGGGCGCCTGGCCGCGCAGCTTGCGGTGGAAGAACGTCAGCACGTGGAGCTGCTGCGCGCCGCCATCTCCGGCAACGGCGGCACGCCCGTGGACCTGCCCGCACTCAACCTGGCTGCCCTTGGGGCGGTAACGAATGACACCACGTTTCTTGCGCTTGCCCGGCAGTTGGAAGGTGTGGGCGTGAGCGCCTACGCGGGTGGTGCGCAGTACCTGGTTGCGAACCCGGCGGCCCTGAACTACGCGGCACAGATCCTCCACGTGGAAGCACAGCACGCTGGCTTTCTGCGGGAACTCTGCATCGTGAACGGCGTCACATCTGCCGCGGTCGATGCGCAGGATGCTCCGCCCTCTCTGAGCCGCATCTTCAACACCGACCCAACCACAGGGCTGAGTCCGGTGCGCACCACCTCACAGGTGTTGCAGATTGCGTACGGTGCAGCGGGCGTCCTCGGCGTTGCAAAGGGCGGCTTCTTCCCGAACGGGTTGAACGGCCCCATCGCAATCAGCTAA
- a CDS encoding ferritin-like domain-containing protein, producing MSTASHPSLLAPTEKVSAEQLETDRRILAFERSIQHINRRGFLGSMMAAAALATVGVGEARAQASVPITDVLNFALNLEYLEANFYLYASTGTGLSSSLNGGGAAVQGAPGKLPLDANTLAVCQALAQDEVDHIADLRSAITSLGGTPIPQPVINLAANGTITTQAQFIAAARQFTALGGSAYIGSAQLLVSNPAILTTASQILGAEGQHAGVVNYLAIAQGIVSPAIDGQDIPPSATNLFTADAVHALSPLRTPSQVLGVAYRVSSAGTINPPSGVTLGGFFPNGFNGNVKST from the coding sequence TTGTCCACCGCATCGCACCCATCGTTGCTCGCCCCCACGGAGAAGGTTTCCGCGGAGCAGCTAGAGACCGATCGCCGCATCCTGGCGTTTGAGCGTTCCATACAACACATCAATCGCCGTGGTTTCCTCGGCTCCATGATGGCGGCGGCAGCCCTGGCCACCGTTGGCGTAGGCGAGGCTCGCGCCCAGGCGAGTGTGCCGATCACCGATGTCCTGAACTTTGCGCTGAACCTGGAATACCTGGAGGCGAACTTCTACCTGTACGCTTCCACCGGCACCGGGCTCAGCTCTTCGCTGAACGGCGGCGGTGCTGCTGTGCAGGGCGCGCCTGGCAAGCTGCCGCTGGACGCGAACACGCTGGCCGTGTGCCAGGCGCTTGCGCAGGACGAGGTCGACCACATCGCCGATCTGCGCTCCGCAATCACTTCGCTAGGCGGCACACCCATCCCGCAGCCGGTGATCAACCTGGCAGCGAACGGAACGATCACCACTCAAGCGCAATTCATCGCTGCTGCTCGCCAGTTCACCGCGCTGGGTGGCTCTGCGTACATTGGCAGCGCGCAGCTGTTGGTATCGAATCCCGCCATCCTGACCACGGCCAGCCAGATTCTGGGTGCTGAAGGCCAGCACGCCGGTGTGGTGAACTACCTTGCCATCGCGCAGGGCATCGTCAGCCCGGCCATTGATGGACAGGACATTCCTCCCTCGGCAACGAACCTGTTTACTGCCGATGCGGTTCACGCGCTTTCGCCGCTGCGCACGCCGTCGCAGGTGCTGGGTGTTGCATACCGCGTTTCCAGCGCAGGTACGATCAACCCGCCTTCCGGTGTCACGCTGGGTGGCTTCTTCCCGAACGGATTCAACGGCAACGTGAAGTCCACCTAG